A genome region from Littorina saxatilis isolate snail1 linkage group LG16, US_GU_Lsax_2.0, whole genome shotgun sequence includes the following:
- the LOC138950635 gene encoding lectin L6-like has translation MTSLRYVPLLVALLTVLVTEVSSRVRWKKQEGTLVSVSVGRAGVWGVSRDGKIYYMEDTYGEPMNKGTDWNLVNGSLVQLDVGNKIVWGVNQDDCVFYRSGITGKRPEGKDWELVDGRLTHVTVSPGGSVWGVNKDKYVYFRDGAGNCDSNGSDWKKMDGKLVQISAGFAGVWGVNDKDKIYYREGTFGDSGDEGDDWILVPGDLVYISSGDCVVIGVNKKYEVFIRDGITKKRPTGKKWRKLNGKLKVVDTYGNALCGVNNKSDILMGTI, from the exons ATGACTTCCCTAAG ATATGTGCCACTGCTGGTCGCGCTGCTGACGGTGTTGGTGACAGAAGTGAGTAGCCGCGTCAGGTGGAAGAAGCAGGAGGGGACACTGGTCAGCGTGTCTGTTGGCAGAGCCGGAGTGTGGGGGGTCAGCCGTGACGGCAAGATCTACTACATGGAGGACACTTACGGTGAACCCATGAACAAGGGCACCGACTGGAATCTTGTGAATG GTTCCCTCGTTCAGTTGGATGTGGGTAATAAGATTGTGTGGGGGGTGAACCAAGATGATTGCGTCTTCTACCGTTCTGGCATCACTGGGAAACG CCCCGAAGGCAAAGACTGGGAGCTGGTGGATGGCCGTCTGACCCACGTGACCGTCAGCCCCGGAGGGTCAGTGTGGGGGGTCAACAAAGACAAATACGTCTACTTCCGTGACG GAGCCGGGAACTGCGACTCCAATGGGAGTGACTGGAAAAAAATGGACGGGAAACTGGTTCAAATCTCAGCGGGCTTTGCCGGCGTGTGGGGCGTCAACGACAAAGATAAGATCTACTACCGCGAGGGTACTTTTGGCGACAGCGGGGACGAGGGCGATGATTGGATACTG GTGCCGGGCGATCTCGTCTACATCTCGTCTGGAGATTGCGTGGTGATCGGCGTCAACAAGAAATACGAGGTCTTCATCCGGGACGGTATCACAAAGAAGAGACCCACAGGCAAGAAGTGGCGGAAACTCAACGGCAAACTTAAGGTTGTCGACACATACGGCAACGCCCTCTGTGGGGTAAACAACAAGAGTGACATATTGATGGGAACAATCTAG